One Thauera sp. K11 DNA window includes the following coding sequences:
- a CDS encoding homoserine dehydrogenase produces MKPINVGLLGIGTVGGGTFTVLKRNAEEISRRAGRPITITVVADKNLELARQVTGGGVRLTEDAFSVAADPEIDIVVELIGGYGVAKELVLKAIENGKHVVTANKALLAVHGNEIFAAAQKKGVMVAFEAAVAGGIPIIKALREGLSANRIDWIAGIINGTTNFILSEMRDKGLSFAEVLKEAQALGYAEADPTFDIEGIDAAHKATIMSAIAFGIPMQFDRAYVEGITRLDASDIVYAEQLGYRIKLLGIARRRERGVELRVHPTLIPARRLIANVEGAMNAVLVQGDAVGATLYYGKGAGAEPTASAVIADLVDVTRLHTSDPEHRVPHLAFQPDQVRDVPVLPIEDVITSYYLRMRVDDKPGVLADITRILADSDISIEALLQKEAAEGESQTDIIMLTHQTVERNANAAIARIEALPVVSGKVTKLRMESL; encoded by the coding sequence ATGAAACCGATCAACGTTGGCCTGCTCGGCATCGGCACCGTCGGCGGCGGCACCTTCACCGTCCTCAAGCGCAATGCGGAAGAGATTTCCCGCCGTGCGGGGCGCCCGATCACCATCACCGTGGTGGCCGACAAGAACCTCGAGCTTGCGCGCCAGGTGACCGGCGGTGGCGTCCGGCTGACCGAAGACGCGTTCTCGGTGGCGGCCGACCCCGAGATCGACATCGTCGTCGAACTGATCGGCGGCTACGGCGTGGCGAAGGAACTGGTGCTGAAGGCGATCGAGAACGGCAAGCACGTCGTCACCGCCAACAAGGCGCTGCTCGCGGTGCATGGCAACGAGATCTTCGCCGCCGCGCAGAAGAAGGGCGTCATGGTCGCCTTCGAGGCTGCGGTGGCCGGCGGCATCCCCATCATCAAGGCGCTGCGCGAGGGCCTGTCGGCCAACCGCATCGACTGGATCGCCGGCATCATCAACGGCACGACCAACTTCATCCTATCCGAGATGCGCGACAAGGGCCTGTCGTTCGCCGAGGTGCTCAAGGAGGCGCAGGCGCTGGGCTATGCCGAAGCCGATCCGACCTTCGACATCGAGGGCATCGACGCCGCGCACAAGGCGACCATCATGAGCGCGATCGCCTTCGGCATCCCGATGCAGTTCGACAGAGCCTACGTCGAGGGCATCACCCGGCTCGACGCCTCCGACATCGTCTATGCCGAGCAGCTCGGCTACCGCATCAAGCTGCTGGGCATCGCCCGCCGCCGCGAGCGGGGCGTGGAACTGCGCGTCCACCCGACGCTCATCCCGGCCAGGCGCCTGATCGCCAACGTCGAGGGCGCGATGAACGCAGTGCTGGTGCAGGGCGACGCCGTCGGCGCCACCCTCTATTACGGCAAGGGCGCGGGCGCCGAGCCGACCGCCTCGGCCGTCATCGCCGACCTGGTGGACGTGACCCGCCTGCACACCTCCGACCCCGAGCACCGCGTGCCGCACCTCGCCTTCCAGCCCGACCAGGTGCGCGACGTGCCGGTGCTGCCGATCGAGGATGTCATCACCTCCTACTACCTGCGCATGCGGGTGGACGACAAGCCGGGCGTGCTCGCCGACATCACCCGCATCCTCGCCGACAGCGACATCTCGATCGAGGCGCTGCTGCAGAAGGAAGCCGCCGAAGGCGAATCGCAGACCGACATCATCATGCTGACGCACCAGACGGTGGAGCGGAACGCGAACGCCGCCATCGCCAGGATCGAGGCGCTGCCGGTCGTGTCCGGCAAGGTGACCAAGCTGCGCATGGAATCGCTCTGA
- a CDS encoding polysaccharide pyruvyl transferase family protein, producing the protein MQPRTILFGAVDRHNFGDLLLAHCAAAGLAGREPVFAGLAARDLRPWGGHRVQALADVIAMHGDEPAELVHVGGEILTTTAWEAAVMLQAPDEARRAISRFGRDPAGQRAWASQCLGTPRALPYVLGPPELPPAWTSRFVAAGGVAADRLPAEAMGELETALRAADAVSVRDRGTQAALARRGVRAELQPDPAAWTRGLFGGRIAERLAGGLLAGQRRRQPRWLALQLAAAWGDDAALARVARAAAVEARARRAGIVLFCAGLAPWHDDPEVLQRLSSQIARLVPGIPAEIFPSADVFDLCALLAGASSYLGTSLHGWIVAASFGVPARCLVEGGTAKAAAYADTWSGAPGSGWIAFGDLPQCDDA; encoded by the coding sequence ATGCAGCCCCGCACCATCCTGTTCGGTGCCGTCGATCGCCACAACTTCGGCGACCTGCTGCTCGCGCACTGCGCGGCAGCGGGCCTTGCCGGACGCGAACCGGTGTTCGCCGGGCTGGCGGCGCGCGACCTGCGTCCCTGGGGCGGACACCGCGTGCAGGCGCTGGCCGACGTCATCGCCATGCACGGCGACGAGCCGGCTGAACTCGTGCACGTCGGCGGCGAGATCCTGACCACCACCGCGTGGGAGGCCGCAGTCATGCTGCAGGCGCCGGACGAGGCGCGGCGCGCGATTTCCCGCTTCGGCCGCGATCCCGCCGGGCAGCGGGCGTGGGCTTCGCAATGCCTCGGCACGCCTCGCGCGCTGCCCTACGTGCTCGGCCCGCCCGAACTGCCCCCGGCATGGACCAGCCGCTTCGTCGCGGCGGGCGGCGTGGCGGCCGATCGCCTGCCGGCGGAGGCGATGGGCGAACTGGAGACTGCGCTGCGTGCTGCGGACGCCGTCTCGGTGCGGGACCGCGGCACGCAGGCGGCACTCGCGCGCCGGGGCGTGCGGGCGGAACTGCAGCCCGACCCGGCCGCGTGGACGCGCGGGTTGTTCGGCGGACGTATCGCCGAGCGGCTGGCCGGCGGCCTCCTTGCCGGCCAGCGCCGCCGGCAGCCGCGCTGGCTGGCGCTGCAACTCGCCGCCGCGTGGGGGGACGATGCCGCGCTGGCGCGCGTCGCACGGGCCGCCGCCGTCGAGGCGCGGGCCCGCCGTGCCGGCATCGTGCTGTTCTGCGCCGGCCTGGCGCCATGGCACGACGATCCGGAAGTGCTGCAGCGCCTGTCGTCGCAGATCGCGCGCCTGGTGCCCGGCATCCCGGCGGAGATCTTTCCTTCCGCCGATGTGTTCGATCTGTGCGCGCTGCTGGCCGGCGCCTCTTCCTATCTCGGCACCAGCCTGCACGGCTGGATCGTCGCCGCGAGTTTCGGCGTGCCGGCGCGCTGCCTGGTGGAAGGAGGCACGGCCAAGGCTGCGGCCTACGCCGACACGTGGAGCGGCGCCCCCGGCAGTGGATGGATTGCCTTCGGCGACCTGCCGCAGTGCGACGACGCATAA
- a CDS encoding MOSC domain-containing protein — MATIDRIFVGDLRPLEPEGQLSGIFKQPVHGAVSLTRDGLAGDHQGDRVHHGGPQKALHHFPAEHYAAFRLRWPQLADLLRPGTLGENLSTTGLDERQVCIGDVFRAGTARIQVSQPRQPCWKISHRLGVDEASRFVAQQGLTGWYYRVLDAGTLQAGDGLELLERPSPELSLARYWQVINEHRPDAGLLRRIATAPGLAPDKAARLNERAAWLEAHGGRNT; from the coding sequence ATGGCGACCATAGACCGGATCTTCGTCGGCGACCTGCGCCCGCTCGAACCCGAGGGGCAGTTGTCCGGCATCTTCAAGCAGCCGGTACACGGCGCGGTGAGCCTTACCCGCGACGGCCTCGCCGGCGACCACCAGGGCGACCGGGTGCATCACGGCGGCCCGCAGAAGGCGCTGCATCATTTCCCGGCCGAGCACTACGCCGCCTTTCGCCTCCGCTGGCCGCAACTCGCCGATCTGCTGCGGCCCGGCACGCTGGGCGAGAACCTCTCCACTACCGGGCTCGACGAGCGGCAGGTATGCATCGGCGACGTCTTTCGCGCCGGCACGGCACGCATCCAGGTCAGCCAGCCACGCCAGCCGTGCTGGAAGATCAGCCATCGGCTGGGCGTGGACGAAGCCTCACGTTTTGTTGCGCAACAAGGTTTGACCGGCTGGTACTACCGGGTGCTAGATGCCGGGACGCTGCAGGCCGGCGACGGGCTCGAACTGCTCGAGCGGCCTTCGCCCGAACTCAGCCTTGCGCGCTACTGGCAGGTGATCAACGAACACAGGCCGGATGCCGGGCTGTTGCGCCGGATCGCGACCGCGCCCGGGCTCGCGCCGGACAAGGCGGCACGGCTGAACGAACGGGCGGCCTGGCTGGAAGCCCATGGCGGCCGCAATACATGA
- a CDS encoding DUF3617 domain-containing protein — protein MNTLRKLALGLVVLSAAAAVHAADIRPGLWEFRSTRMNVAGLPDLSSQMAQIQQQLKNLPPDTRRMLEQQMAERGVTLGGDGAVRSCITPEQAKQDNIYSGKTEGNCTLADVVKGRGTVRGRLTCTQPKGSGEFEATIASPERFTTRIDLRSERGDMKMETEARWIGERCPAPQAAVR, from the coding sequence ATGAATACGCTGCGAAAACTCGCCCTCGGTCTCGTCGTCCTGTCTGCCGCCGCGGCCGTGCATGCCGCGGACATCCGCCCGGGGTTGTGGGAATTCCGCTCGACGCGCATGAACGTCGCCGGGCTGCCCGACCTGTCGTCGCAGATGGCGCAGATCCAGCAGCAACTGAAGAACCTGCCGCCCGACACCCGCCGCATGCTGGAGCAGCAGATGGCCGAGCGCGGCGTGACGCTGGGCGGCGACGGGGCGGTGCGCAGTTGCATCACGCCCGAGCAGGCGAAGCAGGACAACATCTATTCCGGCAAGACCGAGGGCAACTGCACGCTGGCGGACGTGGTGAAGGGCCGCGGCACGGTGCGCGGGCGATTGACCTGCACCCAGCCCAAGGGCAGCGGCGAGTTCGAGGCGACGATCGCCTCGCCGGAACGATTCACCACGCGGATCGACCTGCGCTCCGAACGCGGCGACATGAAGATGGAAACCGAGGCGCGCTGGATCGGCGAGCGCTGCCCGGCGCCGCAGGCCGCCGTCCGCTGA
- a CDS encoding CDGSH iron-sulfur domain-containing protein, with amino-acid sequence MSGIGPHVARRGPYVVEAEAGKQYFWCACGRSRNQPFCDGSHEGSGFGPVEFTPETDGTVFLCGCKHTAGVPYCDGSHKKL; translated from the coding sequence ATGTCCGGCATCGGTCCCCACGTCGCAAGGAGAGGGCCCTACGTCGTCGAAGCGGAAGCGGGCAAGCAGTATTTCTGGTGTGCCTGCGGCCGCAGCCGGAACCAGCCGTTCTGCGACGGCTCGCATGAAGGCAGCGGTTTCGGCCCGGTGGAATTCACGCCGGAAACGGACGGCACCGTCTTTCTGTGCGGTTGCAAGCACACCGCCGGCGTGCCGTACTGCGACGGTTCCCACAAGAAGCTCTGA
- a CDS encoding dodecin: MSDHVYKKVEIIGSSKTGIDDAIRNAIETAAKTVRHIDWFEVVETRGHVVDGEVAHFQVTLKVGFRLEG, encoded by the coding sequence ATGTCGGATCACGTATACAAGAAGGTCGAGATCATCGGTTCGTCGAAGACGGGCATCGACGACGCCATCCGCAATGCCATCGAGACCGCTGCGAAGACCGTCCGCCACATCGACTGGTTCGAGGTCGTCGAGACCCGCGGCCACGTCGTGGATGGAGAGGTGGCGCATTTCCAGGTGACGCTGAAGGTCGGATTCCGGCTGGAAGGCTGA
- the lldP gene encoding L-lactate permease produces the protein MQIYDPLGNLWLSALIAALPIFFFFIALAVLRMKGHVAGTITVAIALGVAIFFYKMPVPMALASAGYGFLYGLWPIAWIIIAAVFLYKITVKTGQFDVIRASVVSITDDQRLQMLLVGFSFGAFLEGAAGFGAPVAITAALLVGLGFNPLYAAGLCLIANTAPVAFGAMGIPIIVGGQVTGIDPFKIGQMAGRQLPLLSVIVPFWLVAMMDGWRGIKETWPAILVAGGSFAVTQYFTANYIGPELPDITSALVSLICLTLFLKNWKPKRVFRFDKQHHAELGEDRHYGFGEIAKAWSPFVILTAMVTIWSLKPFKALFAKDGALYATVFQFPVPMLDKLVIKMEPIVAQATPYAAVYKLDLLSATGTAIFIAALISMLVLGMRGGDAARTLKETVLELKRPIYSIGMVLAFAFVANYSGLSATLALLLAGTGALFPFFSPFLGWLGVFLTGSDTSSNALFCSLQATTANQVGVSDTLLVAANTTGGVTGKMISPQSIAVACAAVGLVGKESDLFRFTVKHSLMFATIVGIITTLQAYVFPWMIP, from the coding sequence ATGCAAATTTACGATCCGCTGGGCAACCTATGGTTGTCTGCGCTGATCGCCGCCCTGCCTATCTTCTTTTTCTTCATCGCGCTGGCCGTGCTGCGCATGAAGGGCCACGTCGCCGGCACGATCACGGTGGCGATCGCCCTCGGCGTCGCCATCTTCTTCTACAAGATGCCCGTTCCGATGGCGCTGGCCTCCGCCGGCTACGGCTTCCTGTACGGCCTGTGGCCGATCGCGTGGATCATCATCGCCGCCGTCTTCCTGTACAAGATCACGGTGAAGACCGGCCAGTTCGACGTCATCCGCGCCTCGGTGGTGTCGATCACCGACGACCAGCGGCTGCAGATGCTGCTGGTGGGCTTCTCGTTCGGCGCCTTCCTGGAAGGTGCGGCCGGCTTCGGCGCGCCGGTGGCGATCACCGCCGCGCTGCTGGTGGGGCTGGGCTTCAACCCGCTGTACGCCGCCGGCCTGTGCCTGATCGCCAACACCGCGCCGGTGGCCTTCGGCGCGATGGGCATCCCGATCATCGTCGGCGGCCAGGTGACCGGCATCGACCCGTTCAAGATCGGCCAGATGGCCGGCCGCCAGTTGCCGCTGCTGTCGGTGATCGTGCCGTTCTGGCTGGTGGCGATGATGGACGGCTGGCGCGGCATCAAGGAAACCTGGCCCGCGATCCTGGTGGCCGGCGGCAGCTTCGCGGTGACGCAGTACTTCACCGCCAACTACATCGGACCCGAGCTGCCGGACATCACCTCCGCGCTGGTGAGCCTGATCTGCCTGACCCTGTTCCTGAAGAACTGGAAGCCCAAGCGCGTGTTCCGCTTCGACAAGCAGCACCATGCGGAACTCGGCGAGGACCGGCACTACGGCTTCGGCGAGATCGCCAAGGCGTGGTCGCCCTTCGTCATCCTCACCGCGATGGTCACGATCTGGAGCCTGAAGCCGTTCAAGGCGCTGTTCGCCAAGGATGGAGCGCTGTATGCAACGGTGTTCCAGTTCCCGGTGCCGATGCTCGACAAGCTGGTGATCAAGATGGAGCCGATCGTCGCGCAGGCCACGCCCTACGCCGCGGTCTACAAGCTCGACCTCCTGTCGGCCACCGGCACCGCGATCTTCATCGCCGCGCTGATCAGCATGCTCGTGCTCGGCATGAGGGGCGGCGACGCCGCGCGCACGCTGAAGGAAACCGTGCTCGAACTCAAGCGCCCGATCTACTCCATCGGCATGGTGCTGGCCTTCGCCTTCGTCGCCAATTACTCCGGCCTGTCGGCCACGCTGGCGCTGCTGCTGGCCGGGACCGGTGCGCTGTTCCCGTTCTTCTCGCCCTTCCTCGGCTGGCTCGGCGTGTTCCTGACCGGCTCCGACACGTCGTCGAACGCGCTGTTCTGCTCGCTGCAGGCCACCACCGCAAACCAGGTGGGCGTCTCCGACACGCTGCTGGTGGCGGCCAACACGACCGGCGGCGTGACCGGCAAGATGATCTCGCCGCAATCCATCGCCGTCGCCTGCGCCGCGGTCGGCCTGGTCGGCAAGGAATCGGACCTGTTCCGCTTCACCGTCAAGCACAGCCTGATGTTCGCCACCATCGTCGGCATCATCACCACGCTGCAAGCCTACGTGTTCCCGTGGATGATTCCGTGA